The genomic region TCAGATAGCGGACACCTCCGTCGAGGAAGAGCTCACGGAACTGAGGATCCATCGGTGGATCCGCCGGCGAGTGCTCAGCAAGAAATCCCGCGGCTGCTATGCCGCGAAAGACGCTGCCTGGGATGTAGGTTCGGGTGCTTAGCGTATTGGGATCCCCTCCGGGCGCACTGATCAGGAGCGGAGAGGTGAGTCTCGTTCGAATGCCCAGGACCCAACTCACGAGTGTCCTCCCGCCGCAAGCAGCGGCTGCGCCCATGTACGCGTCAGATCGTTTCCATCGGCGTCCACCAAAGTGAGAGACACGGCGCCCTTCCCTCTCGATCGTCCGAGCCCTATTCGCCGGACCGCAAGCGCGCAGCCGGCGAGGAGGGCCTGTGGCCGTTCGCCCGGATCGCCGCCCCAGTCAATTGGAGAATAGAAGTTCAGGCCTCGACGAAGAGCGCGCGTTCTCCGCAGGGTCCCCTTCAACGGGGCGCCTGTGGTGGGGTCGATCGCTGTCTGCGCGCGAATCTCCGTGAGAGTGCCGAGGATATCCGCTGCGCTCGCCCTCTTTGCTTCGACTGCTTCGCGGACCTGAGCCCGGACATCTGGAAGCAATTGCCCATCGGCGATCCGGAAATGCGAAATGCTCCGGGCGTCCGCGGGTCTACCGAACAGCCACTCGGCCGCTTGCACCCATTCTGCCTGAGGGAACGCACCCAGGATGAGAGCGGCTTCCTCCACCAGAAGCCCTTTGAGCCGACGTCCCCCGATGAAGGGTAGACCCCACTCGTCGTACTCTACATCCACGTCGACTTCGGCCGGCATTCCTTCCCCGCCACCGATCGTCGTTGCACTCAGGAGCGTTATGCGAAGCCATACGTCGGTCATGGCTTCACCTCCGTGGAACTCGTGGCGGGCAGGAAGTCCATGAGCTCCAACAGGTCGATATACGGTGTTCCCCCGCCCCCGAAGCCCGTTTGATTCCAGGCACCTCCTGGCAACTCCAGCGCGCGAGTCTCCCGCCACTCCTGCAACTGGTCCTCCGTCGCTGCAAGCCCTAGCCGCAGCGCGCCCGTGAGGCGGTCCTTCAGAAGGCTTCTCCGATCCGCCCAGACTCCGTCTGGGTCCTGCACCGCCCCAATCATCTCGCGCAGCCTAAACCAGTCTTCCAGCCCCCCCGGGCTTGCTCCAACGGCGTAGGGGCGAAGGGTGAGGCGGCCGTCTGGAATCGCGAATTTCCGTTCGCGGAGTTCTTTGATGCTCATTTCGACTCCGCCATCCAGCAGGTGCCAATCCATCACGCCACATTTCGGGCGGCCCGCGTTCTTCCAGGCCAACTTGGCAGACCTGCATAGGGAGTCGGCGAGGTGGTAGGCCCGGGCGAACGGATAGTGGCTCTTGACCAGAGCGATCCCGGCGCATGCACTCAGCTCCAGACCATCCGGGCCCGATCCAAATGCCTGGAGCATCGCCGCAGTGAGATCGAGAGCCAGACGTCCATCACAGACCAGCGTTATGTCGTCACCGCCGAAGACGACGAACCTCAGAGGCAGGTTCACCGCGCCAGTCCTCGAGGTGCGAAGCGGCACGGAATCGGCCACGAAAAATCCGTCGGCGGAAACCGCTGTCCGGGATACTACCCATGTGAGTGCGGCCTCGACCGCACGGGATCCCGCTGCGTCCACGGCAGCGGACAAGTCGCGAGTCGCTGATACGAAGTCTTCCGGGGGTCGAGGTCCTTCGGTCAGAAGTTCCGAGAAAAGGCCCCCGATTCCGTTGCCGTCCAGATGGACCACGCCGATGAAACTCTTGTCCCCCTCGGAGCGTCCGAGGTCATCGAGCTGGAGTGGGAGCTCGAATGAGACATTCGCCTTCGCAGGGGAAGAGAGGACTTCGGCGGAGTCCGCGGTGAGTCGAGCCTCCCCACTCGCGAGGATCTCCTGAACCATATCGCGAAATCGACTCGCCGCGTCGTCGAGCGTAGAACTTGCTCTCGCCGCCTCGATCTGATGACTGATGGCCTCCTCATCCTCTATGACGTTTGCGGGCGTGCGTGTGATCGCACACGTCGCGGTCACTCCAAGTCCAGGGGTGGGAAGACCCACCTCAGGCTGCGCCTTGCGCAGTGTGAGGTTGCGAAGAGCGGTCGCCATCGCTTCAGCCAGGTTTTCGGCAATTTCCTGATGTACGCATTCCACGCGGAGTCCCGGCGCACGCGTCAGAAGGAGTCGGGAATACCGCCGGGCAAAGTCCTCGGCCTCGTCGCGGGTGCGAAAGACTAGGGCGATGTTTCCTCCACCCGCGAAAAAGAGCTCGGCGCGCAGCTCCGGTCGAGTCGCCATGGTGAGCCCGGGAGTCGTGAGGTCCCATTGTACGGCACCGGGCGTTGCTTCAAACTGCGTCTTCACCGCTTCGTGAGCCCACCCGTCGGCATCGAGGGCACATCTCACAAGATGAGAGGTGCCGATGTTGTCCCGGAGCCGATTGCTGCCGAAGACGTAGCCCTGGACGGATCGAGCGTCCAACACCGTCAAGATCATTCGGAGCCCCCTTCCTGGGCCTGTGTGATCCAATCCCGAATCACGCCATCGAGCCCCACGGAAAAGACATCGTCGCCTCCAGCAACGAGTATCCGAGTCGGGCTTGCCCAGTTTGCGGACAGCTCGGCAGCTAGCTTCGCGATACTGGTAGAGGGGGCGAGGCAGACGAGTGCGAATCTGGCATGGTCCCCGCCCAATTGTATGGCTCTTCGGGACACTTCGAAGAGCTTCAGCTTCACCAGTTCCTTCGCGTCTGCGGTGCAGGAGATGCCGAAGAACGTATGCCCCCGCATGACGCTCGCGTCGACCTCGAAATCCGGTGTCTGCCCCGACCCACCCGTCGGCGGCACTATCCACCGAAGTTCGGTACCGATGCTGTGAAGCGCCGGGTCGTCTTCAGCCAACGCGCCGAGCGTCTCCAGAACGATGTCCTCGAGCCACTCACCCTCGAGGTATTTCAAGGCCCGATCCCAAGGCTTCCCGATCCGCTCCTCGATTCCCCTCAGCACACCCCCGAAGGTGAAGTCGACGGCACCGACCGCGTCAGCGACGGGACGCCACGCGTCGTCCATGGCCAGATGGCCGCACCCTTCAACGTCGGCCTTCTTGAAAAGCCGCGCGCCGCAGGCGCCGCAGAGATTCGGAAGAGGAACCAGGCCTTGTTTCTCCTGCCACCGTGTCTGGTGGACACCAAAAAGGATCCTCGACAACTCGGCATCCCGCGCTTCGGTTCTGAAGCCGGACGGATGCTTCCTGGACTTCGGGGTTAGCCCATGCAGTCGCGCCAACTTCGTCAGTTCGACGCGTGGGGCAGCCCGGAGATCGATTGGTGGAACTCGGACACCCCCGCCGATGACCAGTGCCGGCGGGTCCGCAGACAGGTAGGAAGCCTGGGTTGGATCCGCCCCACTGGCGATCCACTCTGCATAGGCATGGACGGCCATGGACTTCGTCCCACCGGTGTAGTTGAGCCCCGTGCTCCTCAATTCGGACACGCTGCGCATGGCTTTTCGCACTTCATCTGGGCTAGCTGAATCGCCGATTTCCCGCGCAATCTCGACCTCGAATCCATTTTCGGTCAGGGCGTTGACGAGGTGGGTCAACAGAGGCGTTGCTCCGGAGACTCCTGGCCTGGCCATTTGCTTGGTTGCGACCAGGGACACCTTTCTCGGTGCCAGGGCCAGGGCCGCGACCAGACACGGGAGAGGGTTGGAACCCACGAGAATGACCTGATGGTCGCTCAGGGGAAGCAGTCTCGCGAGCTCACGCTGCCTCGCGATTTCGACTGCGATGTCCCCGCGGCCGGATTCGGTCTCCTGCTCCAATTCGCTCATAGTTTCCACAGTCGAGGCTGCGCCCTTTCGGGCACGAACCAGTTCACGGCCCCTCTTTGTCGAGGAGCGCTCACGTTCTATGGACTATACCTTGTCAGCGCCTACTGTTCGACAGTTCCGATGTGTTCCCCCCTTCCGCCGATCAGTCAGACTGGCCGCATCGATTTTCCGCCGATGGAACTCAGGGGGTGGGCTCAAAGGGTACGTCGTCTCTAGTAATTCCGCCAATCATTCTCCCGGAGGCCTATAGTCGGCGCGGCGTGCGAAAATGATCGGGAGGTTGTCGACCTCGCACTCTGACAGCGTGATTCATATTGTCCCAAGAGCAGACGGAGACCGAGAAATGGACGAGATGGACGAGAAGAAGCGGGCGGCAATGCTGCGTTACGCCCGATTGGGTGTCCAAGGTCTTCTGCTGAAGAAGGACGACCCGGGGGAAGCGCTTGCCGAGATGCGGCAGATTGAGAGTAAACTGGAGATGACCGGCGACCAGATCCTTGTGCAGGTGAGGGATCTGATGCTCCCGTAGGGACGTGGACTGACGGTGTTCCGCCAGGCAGTCCACTTCCTCGTGGTTAGAAAACCCCTTCCCGCACCTGGTCCCTTCCGAGCTCGTCTCGCAGCTCGATCACCTTCCTCGGCGTGACGGATTCGTTCTCCGGTATCGGCGCCTCGCCCTTTTCTTTTCCGATCTGGACGACCGACTTCAGGTTTTCGAACTTCGCGGCTCCCTCCAGCGCCTTGTGATCGGCACCGTAGTACTCGAACCAGGGCAGCCCGGCCCGGTTGTACTCCTTCGCCGTCGGAGGCTTGCCGGGAGGGGAATTCCCCGTGATGGCTCGCCAGACCAGCGCGTTGGCCAGGTTCACGAAGCAGCGACTCTGGTGCCGCAGGTCCCAATCGCGGAAATCGTGGGAGTCGTCGTAGATCTCCTGGCGCATCCGCCCGCCGGCCGCGAGCCCCATGTCCGGCTCGAGGCAGTATTCGATGCTCGAGTTCAGGAACATCGCGGGCCGTGCCCGCCGCGCCCTCGTTTTTTCGTACACAGCCGGCTTGATCGGGTACATCGTGATCTGCACCCCGCCGTGCTCTTCCGAACCCGTCAGCTGCTCCTCGACACTGGTCCCACTCCCGAAAGGCATGGCCACGAACTGGCGGATGACGCCCTTCTCCACGCAGTACCCGTCCAGCCAGGGCTGCGTGGGGATCACCAGATAGTCCTGCGGATCCCGGTGGAGCCCGTCGCTCCAGGATTCGCCCGTCACTGCGTTGATCTTCCCCGTCGCGACCTTCACGGCGAACGGGTAGTCCGCTCTGAAGTTCAGCCACATGGCCTCGCTCTGGTACATCGGGAGCATGACGCCCCCGCGCTTCAGCCAGCGAGCCGGCACCCGCTTCGCATGGTCATCCACATGGCGCAGCGGGAAGCGGCCGAGACCGGGAGGCAGCGGGTATTCGTCTCCGTCATCCGGAATGCGCAGCGTCCGCTGGAATTCGACGCGTGCGACCGCGTCCGCATGCACCTCCGGAAAGGAGAACACCAGGGTGTCATTCTTCAGCTCGATCATCAGTTCCTCCCGTTCGCGTTCACCATTCACCGTCCCGGACCTCCCGCACGAGGCGGAGCACGGCCTGGTCGGGCATGTCTTTCAGTTCACGGATCAGCTCACCGAACAACTGCGGGCGCCGGCGGATGGCTTCCTGCAGATCGCTGGACACCTTTCCCGCCAGAGCCAGGAGGAGGTCGGTATCCACGTCGATCTCCTCCGCCAACCGCTCGAGGGTCTCTTCCGACGGCGGTGAGCCGATGTCGCGTTCCACCTTGCTCAGGTAGCTCGGCTCGATCCCGATCCGCTCCGCAACCTGCCGCACCGAGAAGCTCGGGTCGTCCTTCCGCCGCGCTTCCCTGCGCTCCCGTATGAAAGCTCCGAGCGTCGTCATGGTGTGTATCATGTAGTACACACTACCCGTGGTCAAGAGCGTGCGGGAGAACAGACGGTAGCCGCCCGGCTGGGGAAGCCGGTCCAGGTCTCGGACGCCGGGGCCCGGCCGCAGCACGACCCAGGCGGCGCGCTGGAGCGGGGTCCCAAATCCCCATGGCGTCGCCCCCTGTGTGGGGGCATCGTTCCCGAAATCGAAGGACCTGCGGGGGTCGGGAGCACGGATGGGAAAAGTGGGACGTCGCCCGAGGGTTGAATCAGGCCCGACGCGGCGAGCTCCTGGCGTCGGATGGCGTGTTCGAGGAGGTGCGTGCGTTCAGACGGGAAGGAACGGTCGGAGGTGAGTGACGGAAATCGGACTTGCGGGGCCCGGCTTGCCCGTGAAGCTTTGAGCATGTCAAAGGCTCGCCTCGATTTCCGCCGCCTGACCGTGGCCGAGCGGATTCAACTCGCCCAGGATCTCTGGGATAGCGTGGCTGAGTCGGAGGAGGTCTTCGAACTCACCGACGCTCAGCGAGCCGAGCTCGACCGCCGGCTCGCGGCCCATGGGAACGACCCGTCCGCAGCCATCCCTTGGGAGGTCTTCCGCAAGGAACTCCTCGAGGGCTGATCCCCCTCCGTGCGCCTCCGCTTCCGTCGCGAAGCCCGCCTGGATGTCCTCGATGCGCGCCGGTGGTACGAGAAACAAGCCGCCGGGTTGGGGTCCGAGTTCGCGCGGTGCTCGCGTGCTTCCATCACCGCCGCGATCCACTCGCGTGGTCGGAACGGCTCTGAGGTCATGCGTTTTCCGAGCCGGCCGCGATTGAGACGGACAATTGTGTGGGCGGAGTTGCACGAGCACGAGCTTGCGGCGAACTGGCAGCGGGCACGCGATCGGAAGCCACTCCTTCCCATCCCACCGTTGGCTTAGGAGGCGAGCTGATCCTGCGTGTGACGAAGGTCGAGCACCTGGGGCACTACCGGGTACGGCTCGAGTTCACGGACGGCGCGGTCAAAGACGCCGATCTCTCCGAGGAGCTCTTCGGCGAGGTCTTCGAGCCGCTCCGCAATCCGCAATTGTTCAGGGAAGGAAAGCTCAATGAAGGGACCGGCACCATCGAGTGGCCGAACGGCGCCGATTTCGCTCCCGAGTTCTTGAGCCGCATCGGCTCGGACGTAGAGCAGGCGGTCTGACGCCCAGTCTTCCCCGTGCACCCCTTCCCGCGGCGTTAGCTTTCCGGCTTCCGCACCCCACCGCCTCCGCCACGGACCGCAGACCTGGCGCGACGTCCGATGGCTTCGACCCGAGCGCGGTCCGCTCCGAACATCTTGGTCAAGCGGATCGCTGTCCCGACCGCAGCGTCCGACGTGCTCCAACCCCCGTCGAGGAAGAGGGCGAAACCAACCGCTTTCCCTATGGGAGGGCCCGGACCGGTCGGATATGCTGGGACGGTCCCAAGGCATCTCCCACCGTCTTCCAATCTGAAATCGGTTTGAAGCTGCCAGGTGGAGTTCATGCGACCGTTCCGACGGCCAAGATTTCGGACTATTTACTCTCTCGGCGGCATGCTCGAGGACGCCTCAAGGCGCGATTCTTCGTCGCGATGGGATACCGCCCCGAAACCCCGCACCTACTCCGCCGCGACCTGCTGGCCCTCGCCCGTGATGGGGAGGTGGCGGAGGTCGTTCCTTCGCCATTTGGGACCCGGTATGTTGTCGAGGGTACGATTGTGGGACCCGTCGGCGTGCGATTCACCCTTCGCTCGGTGTGGATCGCGCTTGGGCCGGATCTCCGACCGCGATTCGTCACGGCATATCCGATCGAGCGGCCCCTGGAGGCCCTATGACCGCTGAGCTCGACTCCGTAGTTCTCACCCGCAGTCTGCCCGATCACGGCCTGGAGGCCGGGGATATCGGGACCGTCGTCTTCGTATACCCCGGCGGCTCGGAGCTCGAAGTGGAGTTCGTAACCGCCGGGGGCGCTACAGTCGCCGTGCTGTCACTTGCCGCCGGGGATGTACGCCCCATGGGCCCGAACGAGATCCACCACGTTCGGGCGCTGCCGACGACGTAGACGACCCCCGTCCCAGCGAGGTCGTCCCTGCGGTTCGCAGTGTCGGCCGCCACCCTGAGCGGACTCTCCAACACCGTCGCTCCGGGAGGGGCTTCCATCCCTGTATGCCGCCTCATTCTGTCCATTCACGTCATGAATGATTATCATTCACGTCATGGATGCCAACCCCCTTCCCCGACTCGTCACCCCAAGCCTCGCGGAACGCCTCGAGGCCATGCCCGCGGTCGTCGTCACCGGTCCGCGGCAGACCGGGAAGAGCACGCTGGTGCAGCGCCTCGTCCCCGGGGAGCGGCGCTACCACTCCCTCGACGATCTCGACGTCCTCGATGCCGCGCGTCGCGACCCCGAGGCGCTCGTCGGCGGCACCGGGCCCGTCACCCTCGACGAGATCCAGCGTGAGCCGGGGCTCCTCCACGCCATAAAGCGCGCGATCGACCGACAGCGCACCGCGGGGCGCTTTCTCCTCACCGGGTCGGCGAATCTCCTCCTGATGAGCAAGGTCTCCGAGTCGCTGGCCGGCCGGGCAAGTTACCTCACCCTCTGGCCGATGACGCGGCGTGAACAGCGCGGCCAGGGCCGCTGCGGCCTTTGGGAGCAGCTCCTGGCAACGCCCGACGAGGACTGGCTCGATCTGATCGCGGCGGCGCCCGACGAGTCCGAGGACTGGCGTGTTCTCGCTCTTCGCGGTGGATTTCCGACGCCCGCTGTGAACATGCGTCGCTCCGCGGAACGCGCCATCTGGTTCGACGGCTACGTGCGTACCTATCTCGAGCGCGACCTTCAGGACCTCGCCTCGATCAGCGCCCTCCCGGACTTTCGCCGCCTCATGCGGGCCGCCTGCCTTCGGCTGGGCACGCTTCTCAATCAGACCGAGCTCGGCCGGGACGCCGCGCTTCCACAGCCGACCGTGCATCGCTGGCTCAATTTGTTGGAGTCCTCGTACCTCCTCGTTCGCCTCCCCGCCTACGCCGTCAATCGCACCAAACGCCTCATCAAGTCGCCGAAGCTCTACTGGGGCGATACGGGGGTGGCCCTTCACCTGGCCGGATCCACGGAGCCGGAGGGTGCGCACCTGGAGAACCTCGTCCTGAGCGACCTCATGGCCTGGCGCGACGCACGGCTCGATCGTGCCGAGATCTACTACTGGCGCACCGCGACGGGGGAGGAGGTGGACCTCGTCGTCGAGTCGGGGAAGAGGATTCTCCCAATCGAGATCAAGGCGGCCGGGCGGCCCCGTCTCTCCGACGCGAAGCACCTCCGCGCCTTTCGGGCGGAGTACGGGACGAAGTCACGGGCCGGGCTCCTCCTTCACACTGGCAACACGCTCGAGTGGCTCACATCCGATGTTCTCGCCGTTCCGTGGCGGAGGATCCTGTGACGCTTGCCCCCCCTTACGGAAGCGGACACGGTCCTTTTCCCGGACGAGGAGGTCACAGCGGTTCCGTCCCCTCGTTCAGCACCTCCAGGTACTCGCCGTAAGCGAAGAGCCGGTTCCGGCGCCTCCCCGTCACTTCCTTCGCGATTCCGAGGCTCTCGAGGGCCTCCATCCCCGAGGACGCGGCAGGAAAGGAGAGGCCGGTCGCACGCGCCACGTCCGTGAGCCTTCGAATGGGACGAGCCTTGAGCGCCTCGTGCACGCGCAGGGCAGAGCCGGCGCGGCGTCCGATGGCTTCGACCCGAGCGCGGTCCGCTCCGAACATCTCGGTCAAGCGCGTCGCTGTCCGGACGGCGTCTTCGGACGTCTCCCTCACCCCTTCGAGGAAGAAGGCGAGCCAGGACTCCCAGTCGCCCGTGCTCCGGACCTGATCCAGTAGCAGGTAGTAAGTGGGACGGTGCTTCTTGAAGTACAGGCTCGGATAGAGGAGCGGGTCCGACAGAAGCCCCGAGCTGCAAAGGACGAGCACGATCAGGAGCCGCCCCACTCGGCCGTTCCCGTCGAGGAAGGGATGGATGGTCTCGAACTGGACGTGCCCGAGCCCAGCCCGCACGAGGACCGCGTGCCCCCCGTCCTCGGCGTGATGGAAACGCTCCAGCTCCCCCATGCAGTCCTGAACGGCCTGCGGAGGCGGCGGCACGAAGGCGGCGTTTCCCGGCCTCGATCCGCCGATCCAGTTCTGCGAGCGGCGGAACTCCCCCGGAGACTTCCCGCTTCCCCGCCCACGGGAGAGGAGGACCCCTTGGATTTCCCGGATGAGCGGATTCGAAAGCGGAAATCCCCCGCGCAGCCGCCCGAGTCCATGCTCCAGGGCCGCGACGTTGTTGGAGACCTCCTGGACGTCCTCCATCGGGACGCCCGGGACCTCGCCCATCTCGAAGAGAAGGAGGTCGGAAAGCGAAGCCTGCATCCCCTCGATCTGGGAGGAGAGCACGGCCTCCTTTCGGACGAAGCTGTGGAGGAAGGCGAGGCGGTCGGGAAGGAGAGACGCGACGCCGTCCAGCCGCCCGAGGGAGATGGTGGCCGCCTCGAGTGCCTCCTGGAGCGGGCCGTCCAGAATGAGCGGATGGTTCGGGGGGAGTGGGTTGGGAACGAAGGCACGAACGCGCTCGTCCCCGGTCCTGGTCACCTCGTAGCGGCCGGGCTCTCCTCGATGCATGGCGGCCCCCAGGGCCGGAGTTACGAATTCGGAAGAAGGCTCCTCATTATTAATAGCTACGCACCAAGTATCAATAACGTGAGCGGCGCCTGTCTTGCGATGGGCGCGCACGCCGGAAGAGCGCCCGACTCGACCGATGAAGCTGGACCGTCCGGAACGCCGACCAGATCTGTGTGCTCGAGGGCGGGCGCAGGCTTCCATGGAGTCGCCCCCGAGCGCGTGACAGGATTCTCCCGA from Gemmatimonadota bacterium harbors:
- a CDS encoding RAMP superfamily CRISPR-associated protein translates to MTDVWLRITLLSATTIGGGEGMPAEVDVDVEYDEWGLPFIGGRRLKGLLVEEAALILGAFPQAEWVQAAEWLFGRPADARSISHFRIADGQLLPDVRAQVREAVEAKRASAADILGTLTEIRAQTAIDPTTGAPLKGTLRRTRALRRGLNFYSPIDWGGDPGERPQALLAGCALAVRRIGLGRSRGKGAVSLTLVDADGNDLTRTWAQPLLAAGGHS
- a CDS encoding helix-turn-helix transcriptional regulator translates to MTTLGAFIRERREARRKDDPSFSVRQVAERIGIEPSYLSKVERDIGSPPSEETLERLAEEIDVDTDLLLALAGKVSSDLQEAIRRRPQLFGELIRELKDMPDQAVLRLVREVRDGEW
- a CDS encoding addiction module protein → MSKARLDFRRLTVAERIQLAQDLWDSVAESEEVFELTDAQRAELDRRLAAHGNDPSAAIPWEVFRKELLEG
- a CDS encoding DUF2442 domain-containing protein, which translates into the protein MTKVEHLGHYRVRLEFTDGAVKDADLSEELFGEVFEPLRNPQLFREGKLNEGTGTIEWPNGADFAPEFLSRIGSDVEQAV
- a CDS encoding DUF6883 domain-containing protein; this translates as MAERRRFRSRVLEPHRLGRRAGGLTPSLPRAPLPAALAFRLPHPTASATDRRPGATSDGFDPSAVRSEHLGQADRCPDRSVRRAPTPVEEEGETNRFPYGRARTGRICWDGPKASPTVFQSEIGLKLPGGVHATVPTAKISDYLLSRRHARGRLKARFFVAMGYRPETPHLLRRDLLALARDGEVAEVVPSPFGTRYVVEGTIVGPVGVRFTLRSVWIALGPDLRPRFVTAYPIERPLEAL
- a CDS encoding DUF4926 domain-containing protein, whose protein sequence is MTAELDSVVLTRSLPDHGLEAGDIGTVVFVYPGGSELEVEFVTAGGATVAVLSLAAGDVRPMGPNEIHHVRALPTT
- a CDS encoding ATP-binding protein encodes the protein MIIIHVMDANPLPRLVTPSLAERLEAMPAVVVTGPRQTGKSTLVQRLVPGERRYHSLDDLDVLDAARRDPEALVGGTGPVTLDEIQREPGLLHAIKRAIDRQRTAGRFLLTGSANLLLMSKVSESLAGRASYLTLWPMTRREQRGQGRCGLWEQLLATPDEDWLDLIAAAPDESEDWRVLALRGGFPTPAVNMRRSAERAIWFDGYVRTYLERDLQDLASISALPDFRRLMRAACLRLGTLLNQTELGRDAALPQPTVHRWLNLLESSYLLVRLPAYAVNRTKRLIKSPKLYWGDTGVALHLAGSTEPEGAHLENLVLSDLMAWRDARLDRAEIYYWRTATGEEVDLVVESGKRILPIEIKAAGRPRLSDAKHLRAFRAEYGTKSRAGLLLHTGNTLEWLTSDVLAVPWRRIL
- a CDS encoding Fic family protein, with amino-acid sequence MHRGEPGRYEVTRTGDERVRAFVPNPLPPNHPLILDGPLQEALEAATISLGRLDGVASLLPDRLAFLHSFVRKEAVLSSQIEGMQASLSDLLLFEMGEVPGVPMEDVQEVSNNVAALEHGLGRLRGGFPLSNPLIREIQGVLLSRGRGSGKSPGEFRRSQNWIGGSRPGNAAFVPPPPQAVQDCMGELERFHHAEDGGHAVLVRAGLGHVQFETIHPFLDGNGRVGRLLIVLVLCSSGLLSDPLLYPSLYFKKHRPTYYLLLDQVRSTGDWESWLAFFLEGVRETSEDAVRTATRLTEMFGADRARVEAIGRRAGSALRVHEALKARPIRRLTDVARATGLSFPAASSGMEALESLGIAKEVTGRRRNRLFAYGEYLEVLNEGTEPL